From one Polynucleobacter sp. UK-FUSCHL-C3 genomic stretch:
- the dnaQ gene encoding DNA polymerase III subunit epsilon, which translates to MRQIILDTETTGLNPATGDRIIEIGCIELINRRQTGKTLHHYINPERDIAEGAFAVHGLSREFLSDKPLFAHIVEELTEFVKDAEVIIHNAPFDLSFLNTEYALLKRPIFTEHVEKVVDTLIDARRMFPGKRNSLDALCERFAISNEHRTLHGALLDAQLLAEVYLAMTRGQEDLTIDLIDYSTNGLNGLERAPLPSNLVYFKASDLDCEAHSKALEDIGKASKKTPVWGL; encoded by the coding sequence ATGCGTCAAATTATTCTAGATACAGAGACAACCGGACTTAATCCCGCCACGGGTGATCGGATTATCGAGATTGGTTGTATTGAACTTATTAACCGTCGCCAAACCGGTAAAACACTTCATCACTACATTAATCCAGAGCGTGATATCGCCGAGGGTGCGTTTGCGGTTCATGGACTCTCCAGAGAGTTCTTATCCGACAAACCCTTGTTTGCACATATTGTGGAAGAGCTGACAGAGTTCGTAAAAGATGCCGAGGTTATTATCCATAATGCGCCATTTGACCTGTCATTCCTCAATACTGAATATGCCTTGTTAAAGCGACCGATCTTTACAGAGCATGTTGAGAAGGTAGTGGATACCTTAATCGATGCAAGACGTATGTTCCCAGGAAAGCGTAACTCCTTAGATGCTTTGTGTGAACGCTTTGCGATTAGCAATGAACATCGCACCTTACACGGCGCCTTACTGGATGCTCAGTTATTGGCCGAGGTATATCTCGCCATGACCCGGGGTCAGGAGGATCTCACCATTGATTTAATTGATTACAGTACTAACGGCTTAAATGGTTTAGAACGAGCTCCTCTACCAAGCAATCTAGTTTATTTCAAGGCTAGCGATCTCGACTGTGAGGCACATAGCAAAGCCCTTGAGGATATCGGCAAGGCTAGCAAAAAGACCCCGGTCTGGGGTCTTTAG
- a CDS encoding tartrate dehydrogenase: MVNPKIAVIPGDGIGKEVMPEGVRALESAARKFGIQFQFDHFDFASCDYYQKHGKMMPDNWFDTLMKYDAIFFGAVGMPNILPDHLSLWGSLIQFRRRFDQYVNLRPVRLLPGVPCPLANRKPGDIDFFVVRENTEGEYSAVGGKMFADTEREIVVQESVFSRHGVDRILKFAYELAQSRPKKHLTSATKSNGIAITMPYWDERVEVMAKNYADVRTDKYHIDILTAQFVMNPDRFDVVVASNLFGDILSDLGPACTGTIAVAPSASINPEGKFPSLFEPVHGSAPDIYGKKIANPIGQIWSAALMLDHLGYPEAGQAVFNAIEKVLSAGPGHAPLTPDIGGKASTEDLGKAIAAAI; the protein is encoded by the coding sequence ATAGTAAATCCAAAAATTGCCGTTATTCCGGGAGATGGAATCGGTAAAGAGGTGATGCCAGAGGGCGTTCGTGCCCTAGAGTCAGCCGCACGAAAGTTCGGGATTCAATTTCAGTTTGATCACTTTGATTTTGCAAGTTGCGATTACTATCAAAAGCACGGCAAGATGATGCCAGACAATTGGTTTGATACTCTGATGAAGTATGACGCTATCTTCTTTGGCGCTGTTGGTATGCCCAATATCTTGCCAGACCATTTATCACTCTGGGGCAGCTTGATTCAGTTCCGCCGTCGCTTTGATCAATACGTTAATTTGCGGCCAGTCCGTTTACTACCAGGAGTACCATGCCCACTCGCTAATCGCAAACCGGGCGATATTGATTTCTTTGTAGTGCGCGAGAACACTGAGGGAGAGTACTCAGCAGTTGGTGGAAAGATGTTTGCTGATACAGAGCGTGAGATTGTGGTGCAAGAATCTGTCTTCTCTCGGCACGGTGTCGATCGTATTCTCAAGTTTGCTTATGAGTTAGCTCAGAGCCGACCCAAAAAGCACCTGACATCAGCCACTAAGTCGAATGGCATTGCGATTACCATGCCATACTGGGATGAGCGGGTTGAGGTCATGGCAAAAAATTATGCTGATGTGCGGACTGATAAGTATCACATTGATATCTTGACCGCACAGTTTGTGATGAACCCAGATCGTTTTGATGTGGTGGTTGCCTCCAATTTGTTTGGCGACATTCTCTCGGACTTGGGACCCGCATGTACCGGAACGATTGCAGTAGCGCCATCGGCCAGTATTAATCCAGAGGGTAAGTTTCCATCCCTGTTTGAGCCAGTACATGGCTCTGCCCCAGACATTTATGGCAAGAAGATTGCAAATCCAATTGGACAAATATGGAGCGCTGCATTAATGCTAGACCATCTCGGCTATCCAGAGGCTGGTCAAGCGGTATTTAATGCAATCGAGAAAGTCTTATCGGCAGGACCGGGGCATGCACCATTAACTCCTGATATTGGTGGCAAAGCGAGTACTGAGGATTTAGGTAAGGCAATCGCTGCAGCGATTTAA
- a CDS encoding SprT family zinc-dependent metalloprotease codes for MSQLAVPHTTREAWLQDGVRHLEPIFSKAGYAIPPVRVSCGFPASSSPRTTLGQCWPRERSGGGVNEIFISPKLDDPVALLDTLVHELCHAVDDCHSGHGEDFKGICQSVGLEGPARMAHASEELQVRLMTISQKLGPYPHQAIVFPPPRSSNLSRNKATCPQCGFEVTLLKRWSSYGAPICPKDNLRMVEAALSIPAAETDEEAREKERKADREIRRAIS; via the coding sequence ATGAGTCAGTTAGCCGTTCCACACACAACCCGCGAAGCTTGGCTTCAAGACGGTGTTCGTCATTTAGAGCCCATTTTCTCAAAGGCAGGCTATGCCATTCCACCAGTTCGAGTATCTTGCGGTTTTCCAGCCTCCAGTAGCCCACGGACCACCCTAGGTCAGTGTTGGCCTCGTGAGCGATCGGGTGGTGGCGTTAATGAGATCTTTATTTCACCGAAATTAGATGACCCAGTTGCATTGTTAGATACCTTGGTGCACGAGTTATGTCATGCAGTGGATGACTGTCACAGCGGTCATGGTGAGGACTTTAAAGGGATTTGCCAATCGGTTGGTTTAGAGGGGCCAGCTCGCATGGCGCATGCCTCTGAAGAGTTGCAAGTGCGTCTAATGACCATTAGCCAAAAATTAGGACCTTATCCCCATCAAGCTATTGTTTTTCCACCCCCAAGATCAAGTAATCTAAGTCGTAATAAAGCGACCTGCCCGCAGTGCGGTTTTGAGGTAACCCTCTTAAAGCGTTGGTCTAGTTACGGAGCTCCTATTTGCCCAAAAGATAATCTACGAATGGTAGAGGCGGCTCTTTCAATTCCAGCCGCAGAAACCGATGAAGAGGCAAGAGAGAAAGAACGCAAGGCCGATCGTGAGATCCGGCGAGCAATCAGCTAG